The following coding sequences are from one Tissierella sp. window:
- a CDS encoding EamA family transporter — translation MKDKKYLPIISAIIYSTIFGFSFMFTKIGLEVMTPMELISFRFLLAAMIMTLLKAFKIIKVNFKGKNIKMILLTSLCEPVLYFIFEVLGVSMTSTSEAGLMISLIPVFVAIFSMMFLHEKLKPSQIAFIILSVGGVVFINMMKDKLSLSGSILGIVFLFIAIVASSFYNIGSKKSSENFTPVEITFVMMWVGAISFNGILTVINIAKGTMGSYFAPLSNSQSIMPLLYLGILSSIVAFFMVNYTISKIPVSQSAVFANLCTIVSIFAGVVILKEAFHWYDFLGAVMILVGVWGTVYFGEKEKIEEDIASQSL, via the coding sequence TTGAAAGACAAAAAATATTTACCTATCATTTCGGCAATAATATATTCAACCATATTTGGATTTTCCTTTATGTTTACCAAAATAGGATTAGAAGTCATGACGCCTATGGAACTAATCTCATTTAGATTTTTATTGGCAGCTATGATAATGACTTTGCTTAAAGCCTTTAAGATTATTAAGGTAAATTTTAAGGGAAAGAATATTAAGATGATTTTACTAACATCTCTCTGTGAACCGGTACTATATTTTATATTTGAAGTATTAGGTGTAAGCATGACTTCAACTTCAGAAGCAGGTCTTATGATATCTTTAATACCTGTATTTGTTGCAATCTTTAGTATGATGTTTTTACATGAAAAACTTAAGCCATCTCAAATAGCTTTCATAATATTATCTGTAGGTGGAGTTGTTTTTATTAATATGATGAAGGATAAATTAAGTTTATCAGGTAGTATTTTAGGAATTGTATTTTTATTTATAGCTATAGTTGCTTCTTCCTTTTATAATATTGGGTCAAAAAAATCATCAGAAAACTTTACTCCAGTGGAGATAACCTTTGTGATGATGTGGGTAGGTGCCATTTCTTTTAATGGAATACTTACAGTTATTAATATAGCTAAAGGTACAATGGGAAGTTACTTTGCACCATTATCTAATAGTCAGTCTATAATGCCCTTATTATATCTAGGGATTTTATCATCTATAGTTGCTTTTTTTATGGTAAATTACACCATATCTAAGATACCAGTATCTCAATCAGCTGTATTTGCTAATCTGTGTACCATAGTGTCTATTTTTGCAGGAGTAGTTATTTTAAAAGAAGCTTTTCACTGGTATGATTTTCTGGGAGCAGTCATGATACTTGTTGGTGTATGGGGAACTGTGTATTTTGGAGAGAAAGAAAAAATAGAAGAGGATATAGCTTCTCAATCCTTGTAA